One genomic window of Camelina sativa cultivar DH55 chromosome 5, Cs, whole genome shotgun sequence includes the following:
- the LOC104786847 gene encoding DNA repair protein RAD51 homolog 2-like isoform X2 yields MPEFELMELLDVGMKETKSAVALISEATSPPCQSARSLLERKVENEHLSGHLPTHLKGLDETLCGGIPFGVLTELVGPPGIGKSQFCMKLALSASFPAAYGGLDGRVVYIDVESKFSSRRVIEMGLESFPEVFHLKGMAQEMAGRILVLRPTSLANFTESIQELKDSILQNQVKLLVIDSMTALLSGENKQGAQRQQQLGWHISFLKSLAEFSRIPIVVTNQVRSQNRDETSHYSFQAKLKDGLQEQTKTYDSHLVAALGINWAHAVTIRLVLEAKSGQRIIKVAKSPMSPPLAFPFHITSAGISLLSDKGTELKGPGINTIHARGHIDMINFHGECS; encoded by the exons ATGCCAGAATTTGAATTAATGGAGCTGCTTGATGTTGGAATGAAAGAGACAAAGTCAGCAGTGGCACTCATCAGTGAAGCTACTTCTCCACCATGTCAATCA GCTCGATCTTTGCTGGAGAGAAAAGTCGAAAACGAGCACTTATCTGGTCATCTTCCTACCCATTTGAAAGGGTTGGATGAAACTTTATGCGGTGGGATTCCTTTTGGTGTTCTTACTGAGTTAGTTGGTCCTCCTGGTATTGGTAAATCAcag TTTTGCATGAAACTTGCGTTATCAGCTTCGTTTCCAGCAGCTTATGGAGGATTAGATGGTCGTGTGGTTTACATAGATGTGGAGTCCAAGTTTAGTTCAAGAAG GGTGATAGAAATGGGACTGGAAAGCTTTCCGGAAGTGTTTCACCTTAAAGGAATGGCACAAGAG ATGGCAGGAAGAATCCTAGTTTTGCGGCCAACATCTTTAGCTAACTTTACTGAAAG TATACAAGAACTCAAGGATTCAATTCTTCAAAACCAAGTAAAGCTTCTGGTGATTGATAGTATGACAGCTCTTCTTTCAGG TGAAAACAAACAAGGAGCTCAGAGACAGCAACAGTTGGGTTGGCATATTTCTTTCTTAAA ATCGCTTGCTGAATTTTCTCGGATTCCTATAGTGGTGACTAATCAAGTTAGATCCCAAAACCGCGATGAAACTAGTCACTATTCTTTTCAAG CCAAACTAAAAGATGGATtacaagaacaaacaaagacaTATGATTCTCACCTTGTTGCTGCATTGGGGATAAATTGGGCTCATGCTGTAACCATCCGGCTGGTTCTTGAAGCCAAATCAG GTCAGAGAATCATTAAGGTTGCAAAATCTCCTATGTCACCTCCTTTAGCCTTCCCCTTCCATATAACTTCAGCTGGGATTTCATTGCTGAGCGACAAAGGGACTGAACTGAAAGGTCCAGGAATCAACACCATTCATGCTCGAg GGCACATCGACATGATTAATTTTCATGGGGAGTGCTCTTAA
- the LOC104786847 gene encoding DNA repair protein RAD51 homolog 2-like isoform X1, with amino-acid sequence MANKVIGEMGLHTKISNIFAARNIITAKDALSMPEFELMELLDVGMKETKSAVALISEATSPPCQSARSLLERKVENEHLSGHLPTHLKGLDETLCGGIPFGVLTELVGPPGIGKSQFCMKLALSASFPAAYGGLDGRVVYIDVESKFSSRRVIEMGLESFPEVFHLKGMAQEMAGRILVLRPTSLANFTESIQELKDSILQNQVKLLVIDSMTALLSGENKQGAQRQQQLGWHISFLKSLAEFSRIPIVVTNQVRSQNRDETSHYSFQAKLKDGLQEQTKTYDSHLVAALGINWAHAVTIRLVLEAKSGQRIIKVAKSPMSPPLAFPFHITSAGISLLSDKGTELKGPGINTIHARGHIDMINFHGECS; translated from the exons ATGGCGAACAAGGTCATCGGAGAAATGGGTCTTCACACCAAAATCTCAAACATCTTCGCCGCAAGAAACATCATCACCGCCAAG GATGCGTTATCAATGCCAGAATTTGAATTAATGGAGCTGCTTGATGTTGGAATGAAAGAGACAAAGTCAGCAGTGGCACTCATCAGTGAAGCTACTTCTCCACCATGTCAATCA GCTCGATCTTTGCTGGAGAGAAAAGTCGAAAACGAGCACTTATCTGGTCATCTTCCTACCCATTTGAAAGGGTTGGATGAAACTTTATGCGGTGGGATTCCTTTTGGTGTTCTTACTGAGTTAGTTGGTCCTCCTGGTATTGGTAAATCAcag TTTTGCATGAAACTTGCGTTATCAGCTTCGTTTCCAGCAGCTTATGGAGGATTAGATGGTCGTGTGGTTTACATAGATGTGGAGTCCAAGTTTAGTTCAAGAAG GGTGATAGAAATGGGACTGGAAAGCTTTCCGGAAGTGTTTCACCTTAAAGGAATGGCACAAGAG ATGGCAGGAAGAATCCTAGTTTTGCGGCCAACATCTTTAGCTAACTTTACTGAAAG TATACAAGAACTCAAGGATTCAATTCTTCAAAACCAAGTAAAGCTTCTGGTGATTGATAGTATGACAGCTCTTCTTTCAGG TGAAAACAAACAAGGAGCTCAGAGACAGCAACAGTTGGGTTGGCATATTTCTTTCTTAAA ATCGCTTGCTGAATTTTCTCGGATTCCTATAGTGGTGACTAATCAAGTTAGATCCCAAAACCGCGATGAAACTAGTCACTATTCTTTTCAAG CCAAACTAAAAGATGGATtacaagaacaaacaaagacaTATGATTCTCACCTTGTTGCTGCATTGGGGATAAATTGGGCTCATGCTGTAACCATCCGGCTGGTTCTTGAAGCCAAATCAG GTCAGAGAATCATTAAGGTTGCAAAATCTCCTATGTCACCTCCTTTAGCCTTCCCCTTCCATATAACTTCAGCTGGGATTTCATTGCTGAGCGACAAAGGGACTGAACTGAAAGGTCCAGGAATCAACACCATTCATGCTCGAg GGCACATCGACATGATTAATTTTCATGGGGAGTGCTCTTAA